In a genomic window of Ipomoea triloba cultivar NCNSP0323 chromosome 3, ASM357664v1:
- the LOC116013514 gene encoding probable beta-1,4-xylosyltransferase IRX14H: MMKLTALQQQARRSNSFRGSSPLDLSSDGAVKSPAAIFWLLLHGLCCLISLVLGFRFSRLVLFLIFSNSATPSNNLYSARFTDPGAATVAVQQAVDHGSPTLTNSRVVVGRHGILIRPWPHPNATEVMQAHKIIEIVQREQRFQYGVKTPRTLIAITPTYVRTFQTLHLTGVMHSLMNVPYNVIWIVVEAGGATNETASLLAKSGLRTIHLGLRDKMPIMWEDRHKLESKMRVRALRYIRDEKLDGLLMFMDDSNMHSLEVFDEIQKVKWFGALPVGIIAHSAGADEELSVIKKNGEKNSQLPVQGPVCNSSKHLIGWHTFDSSPFVERSARYIGDKAVVLPRKLEWAGFVLNSRLLWRDADDKPEWVKDLDIATEAGEDIESPLSLLKDSSMVEPLGSCGHKVMVWWLRVEGRADSKFPARWIIDPPLDVTVPAKRTPWPDAPPELPTVEKLVSNQENNIEKRTAKPRTKRRSSRKRKHVVKNADENISTKNSVEK, encoded by the exons ATGATGAAGCTGACGGCGTTGCAGCAGCAGGCCCGCCGGAGCAACAGCTTCAGGGGATCGTCGCCTCTGGATTTGTCGTCCGACGGCGCCGTGAAGTCTCCGGCTGCTATTTTCTGGCTTCTCCTCCACGGCCTCTGCTGCCTCATTAGCCTAGTCCTCGGATTCAGGTTCTCCCGCCTCGTGCTCTTCCTTATCTTCTCCAACTCCGCCACCCCGAGCAACAACCTCTACTCCGCCCGGTTTACTGATCCCGGCGCCGCCACCGTGGCTGTTCAGCAGGCTGTGGACCACGGATCTCCGACGTTGACGAATAGCCGAGTGGTTGTGGGGCGGCACGGGATCTTAATACGCCCGTGGCCGCATCCAAACGCGACGGAGGTGATGCAGGCTCATAAGATAATTGAGATTGTTCAGAGGGAGCAGAGGTTTCAATATGGAGTCAAAACTCCGAGGACTTTGATTGCAATCACTCCCACCTATGTCCGAACCTTCCAGACCTTGCATCTCACCGGAGTTATGCATTCCCTGATGAACGTGCCGTACAATGTCATCTGGATTGTCGTCGAAGCCGGCGGCGCTACCAACGAGACCGCCTCATTGCTCGCCAAGTCAGGACTCAGGACTATCCACTTAGGACTTCGCGACAAAATGCCTATTATGTGGGAAGATCGCCACAAATTGGAGTCCAAAATGCGAGTTAGGGCTTTGAG ATACATTAGAGATGAGAAACTGGATGGATTGTTGATGTTTATGGATGATAGTAATATGCATAGTTTGGAGGTTTTTGATGAGATCCAAAAGGTTAAATGGTTTGGTGCCCTTCCTGTTGGCATTATAGCTCATTCAGCTGGCGCTGATGAGGAGCTCTCGGTGATCAAGAAAAACGGTGAAAAGAATTCGCAGCTGCCAGTTCAAGGTCCAGTTTGCAATTCTTCGAAGCATCTGATAGGTTGGCATACCTTCGATTCATCCCCCTTTGTGGAAAGGAGTGCGAGATACATTGGTGACAAGGCGGTTGTGCTGCCAAGAAAGCTTGAATGGGCTGGCTTTGTGTTGAATTCTAGACTGCTGTGGAGAGATGCTGATGACAAGCCGGAATGGGTTAAGGATTTGGACATTGCAACTGAAGCCGGGGAAGATATTGAGAGCCCGTTGTCTTTGTTGAAGGATTCTTCCATGGTGGAGCCTCTTGGGAGTTGTGGACATAAAGTTATGGTGTGGTGGCTTCGCGTTGAGGGAAGGGCCGACAGCAAATTCCCTGCCAG ATGGATAATTGACCCTCCGCTGGATGTGACTGTCCCAGCAAAGCGCACACCCTGGCCGGATGCTCCTCCAGAGCTGCCCACTGTCGAAAAGTTAGTCAGCAACCAAGAGAACAACATCGAGAAGCGCACTGCAAAACCACGAACCAAAAGGCGCAGTTCTAGGAAGAGGAAGCATGTAGTAAAGAATGCAGATGAAAACATCTCCACCAAGAATTCTGTCGAGAAATAG